One part of the Symphalangus syndactylus isolate Jambi chromosome 1, NHGRI_mSymSyn1-v2.1_pri, whole genome shotgun sequence genome encodes these proteins:
- the LOC129487224 gene encoding ubiquitin carboxyl-terminal hydrolase 17-like protein 22: protein MEHDSLSSGGEWHFNRFSKLTSSRPHAAFAEIQRTSLPEKSPLSSETRVHPCDDLAPVARQLAPREKLPLSSRGPAAVGAGLQNMGNTCYVNASLQCLTYTPPLANYMLSREHSQTCHRHKCCMLCTMQAHITRALHRPGHVIQPSQALAAGFHRGKQEDAHEFLMFTVDAMKKACLPGHKQVDPHPKDTTLIHQIFGGYWRSQIKCLHCQGISDTFDPYLDIALDIQAAQSVKQALEQLVKPEELNGENAYHCGLCLQKAPASKTLTLHTSAKVLILVLKRFSDVTGNKLAKNVQYPECLDMQPYMSQQNTGPLVYVLYAVLVHAGWSCHNGHYFSYVKAQEGQWYKMDDAEVTASGITSVLSQQAYVLFYIQKSELERHSEGVSRGREPRALGPADTDRRATQGELNRDPCLQAPELDEHSVERDTQESTLDHWKFLQEQNKTKPEFNVRKVEGTLPPNVVVIHQSKYKCGTKNHHPEQQSSLLNLSSTNPTDQESINTGTLASRQGRTRRSKGKNKHSNRALLLCQ from the coding sequence ATGGAGCACGACTCACTCTCCTCGGGGGGTGAGTGGCACTTCAACCGCTTTTCAAAACTCACATCTTCTCGGCCACATGCAGCTTTTGCTGAAATCCAGCGGACTTCTCTCCCTGAGAAGTCACCACTCTCATCTGAGACCCGTGTCCACCCCTGTGATGATTTGGCTCCTGTGGCAAGACAGCTTGCTCCCAGGGAGAAGCTTCCTCTGAGTAGCAGGGGACCTGCTGCGGTGGGGGCTGGGCTCCAGAATATGGGAAATACCTGCTACGTGAATGCTTCCCTGCAGTGCCTGACATACACACCGCCCCTTGCCAACTACATGCTGTCCCGGGAGCACTCTCAAACTTGTCATCGTCACAAGTGCTGCATGCTCTGTACTATGCAAGCTCACATCACACGGGCCCTCCACCGTCCGGGCCATGTCATCCAGCCCTCACAGGCATTGGCTGCTGGCTTCCATAGAGGCAAGCAGGAAGATGCCCATGAATTTCTCATGTTCACTGTGGATGCCATGAAAAAGGCATGCCTTCCCGGGCACAAGCAGGTAGATCCTCACCCTAAGGACACCACCCTCATCCACCAAATATTTGGAGGGTACTGGAGATCTCAAATCAAGTGTCTCCACTGCCAGGGCATTTCAGACACCTTTGACCCTTACCTGGACATcgccctggatatccaggcagctcAGAGTGTGAAGCAAGCTTTGGAACAGTTGGTGAAGCCCGAAGAACTCAATGGAGAGAATGCCTATCATTGTGGTCTTTGTCTCCAGAAGGCGCCTGCCTCCAAGACGTTAACTTTACACACTTCTGCCAAGGTCCTCATCCTCGTATTGAAGAGATTCTCCGATGTCACGGGCAACAAACTTGCCAAGAATGTGCAATATCCTGAGTGCCTTGACATGCAGCCATACATGTCTCAGCAGAACACAGGACCTCTTGTCTATGTCCTCTACGCTGTGCTGGTCCACGCTGGGTGGAGTTGTCACAACGGACATTACTTCTCTTATGTCAAAGCTCAAGAAGGCCAGTGGTATAAAATGGATGATGCCGAGGTCACTGCTTCTGGCATCACTTCTGTCCTGAGTCAACAGGCCTATGTCCTCTTTTATATCCAGAAGAGTGAATTGGAAAGACACAGTGAGGGTGTGTCAAGAGGCAGGGAACCAAGAGCCCTTGGCCCTGCAGACACAGACAGGCGAGCAACGCAAGGAGAGCTCAACAGAGACCCCTGCCTCCAGGCACCCGAGTTGGACGAGCACTCGGTGGAAAGAGACACTCAGGAAAGCACCTTAGACCACTGGAAATTCctccaagagcaaaacaaaacgaagccTGAGTTCAACGTCAGAAAAGTCGAAGGTACCCTGCCTCCCAACGTAGTTGTGATTCATCAATCAAAATACAAGTGTGGCACCAAAAACCATCATCCTGAACAGCAAAGCTCCCTGCTAAACCTCTCTTCGACGAACCCGACAGATCAGGAATCCATCAACACTGGCACACTCGCTTCTCGGCAAGGGAGGACCAGGAGATCCAAAGGGAAGAACAAACACAGCAACAGGGCTCTGCTTCTGTGCCAGTGA
- the LOC129486977 gene encoding ubiquitin carboxyl-terminal hydrolase 17-like protein 22, translated as MEHDSLSSGGEWHFNRFSKLTSSRPHAAFAEIQRTSLPEKSPLSSETRVHPCDDLAPVARQLAPREKLPLSSRGPAAVGAGLQNMGNTCYVNASLQCLTYTPPLANYMLSREHSQTCHRHKCCMLCTMQAHITRALHRPGHVIQPSQALAAGFHRGKQEDAHEFLMFTVDAMKKACLPGHKQVDPHPKDTTLIHQIFGGYWRSQIKCLHCQGISDTFDPYLDIALDIQAAQSVKQALEQLVKPEELNGENAYHCGLCLQKAPASKTLTLHTSAKVLILVLKRFSDVTGNKLAKNVQYPECLDMQPYMSQQNTGPLVYVLYAVLVHAGWSCHNGHYFSYVKAQEGQWYKMDDAEVTASGITSVLSQQAYVLFYIQKSELERHSEGVSRGREPRALGPADTDRRATQGELNRDPCLQAPELDEHSVERDTQESTLDHWKFLQEQNKTKPEFNVRKVEGTLPPNVVVIHQSKYKCGTKNHHPEQQSSLLNLSSTNPTDQESINTGTLASRQGRTRRSKGKNKHSSRALLLCQ; from the coding sequence ATGGAGCACGACTCACTCTCCTCGGGGGGTGAGTGGCACTTCAACCGCTTTTCAAAACTCACATCTTCTCGGCCACATGCAGCTTTTGCTGAAATCCAGCGGACTTCTCTCCCTGAGAAGTCACCACTCTCATCTGAGACCCGTGTCCACCCCTGTGATGATTTGGCTCCTGTGGCAAGACAGCTTGCTCCCAGGGAGAAGCTTCCTCTGAGTAGCAGGGGACCTGCTGCGGTGGGGGCTGGGCTCCAGAATATGGGAAATACCTGCTACGTGAATGCTTCCCTGCAGTGCCTGACATACACACCGCCCCTTGCCAACTACATGCTGTCCCGGGAGCACTCTCAAACTTGTCATCGTCACAAGTGCTGCATGCTCTGTACTATGCAAGCTCACATCACACGGGCCCTCCACCGTCCGGGCCATGTCATCCAGCCCTCACAGGCATTGGCTGCTGGCTTCCATAGAGGCAAGCAGGAAGATGCCCATGAATTTCTCATGTTCACTGTGGATGCCATGAAAAAGGCATGCCTTCCCGGGCACAAGCAGGTAGATCCTCACCCTAAGGACACCACCCTCATCCACCAAATATTTGGAGGGTACTGGAGATCTCAAATCAAGTGTCTCCACTGCCAGGGCATTTCAGACACCTTTGACCCTTACCTGGACATcgccctggatatccaggcagctcAGAGTGTGAAGCAAGCTTTGGAACAGTTGGTGAAGCCCGAAGAACTCAATGGAGAGAATGCCTATCATTGTGGTCTTTGTCTCCAGAAGGCGCCTGCCTCCAAGACGTTAACTTTACACACTTCTGCCAAGGTCCTCATCCTCGTATTGAAGAGATTCTCCGATGTCACGGGCAACAAACTTGCCAAGAATGTGCAATATCCTGAGTGCCTTGACATGCAGCCATACATGTCTCAGCAGAACACAGGACCTCTTGTCTATGTCCTCTACGCTGTGCTGGTCCACGCTGGGTGGAGTTGTCACAACGGACATTACTTCTCTTATGTCAAAGCTCAAGAAGGCCAGTGGTATAAAATGGATGATGCCGAGGTCACTGCTTCTGGCATCACTTCTGTCCTGAGTCAACAGGCCTATGTCCTCTTTTATATCCAGAAGAGTGAATTGGAAAGACACAGTGAGGGTGTGTCAAGAGGCAGGGAACCAAGAGCCCTTGGCCCTGCAGACACAGACAGGCGAGCAACGCAAGGAGAGCTCAACAGAGACCCCTGCCTCCAGGCACCCGAGTTGGACGAGCACTCGGTGGAAAGAGACACTCAGGAAAGCACCTTAGACCACTGGAAATTCctccaagagcaaaacaaaacgaagccTGAGTTCAACGTCAGAAAAGTCGAAGGTACCCTGCCTCCCAACGTAGTTGTGATTCATCAATCAAAATACAAGTGTGGCACCAAAAACCATCATCCTGAACAGCAAAGCTCCCTGCTAAACCTCTCTTCGACGAACCCGACAGATCAGGAATCCATCAACACTGGCACACTCGCTTCTCGGCAAGGGAGGACCAGGAGATCCAAAGGGAAGAACAAACACAGCAGCAGGGCTCTGCTTCTGTGCCAGTGA
- the LOC129487264 gene encoding ubiquitin carboxyl-terminal hydrolase 17-like protein 11: MEHDSLSSGGEWHFNRFSKLTSSRPHAAFAEIQRTSLPEKSPLSSETRVHPCDDLAPVARQLAPREKLPLSSRGPAAVGAGLQNMGNTCYVNASLQCLTYTPPLANYMLSREHSQTCHRHKCCMLCTMQAHITRALHRPGHVIQPSQALAAGFHRGKQEDAHEFLMFTVDAMKKACLPGHKQVDPHPKDTTLIHQIFGGYWRSQIKCLHCQGISDTFDPYLDIALDIQAAQSVKQALEQLVKPEELNGENAYHCGLCLQKAPASKTLTLHTSAKVLILVLKRFSDVTGNKLAKNVQYPECLDMQPYMSQHNTGPLVYVLYAVLVHAGWSCHNGHYFSYVKAQEGQWYKMDDAEVTASGITSVLSQQAYVLFYIQKSELERHSEGVSRGREPRALGPADTDRRATQGELNRDPCLQAPELDEHSVERDTQESTLDHWKFLQEQNKTKPEFNVRKVEGTLPPNVVVIHQSKYKCGTKNHHPEQQSSLLNLSSTNPTDQESINTGTLASRQGRTRRSKGKNKHSNRALLLCQ, from the coding sequence ATGGAGCACGACTCACTCTCCTCGGGGGGTGAGTGGCACTTCAACCGCTTTTCAAAACTCACATCTTCTCGGCCACATGCAGCTTTTGCTGAAATCCAGCGGACTTCTCTCCCTGAGAAGTCACCACTCTCATCTGAGACCCGTGTCCACCCCTGTGATGATTTGGCTCCTGTGGCAAGACAGCTTGCTCCCAGGGAGAAGCTTCCTCTGAGTAGCAGGGGACCTGCTGCGGTGGGGGCTGGGCTCCAGAATATGGGAAATACCTGCTACGTGAATGCTTCCCTGCAGTGCCTGACATACACACCGCCCCTTGCCAACTACATGCTGTCCCGGGAGCACTCTCAAACTTGTCATCGTCACAAGTGCTGCATGCTCTGTACTATGCAAGCTCACATCACACGGGCCCTCCACCGTCCGGGCCATGTCATCCAGCCCTCACAGGCATTGGCTGCTGGCTTCCATAGAGGCAAGCAGGAAGATGCCCATGAATTTCTCATGTTCACTGTGGATGCCATGAAAAAGGCATGCCTTCCCGGGCACAAGCAGGTAGATCCTCACCCTAAGGACACCACCCTCATCCACCAAATATTTGGAGGGTACTGGAGATCTCAAATCAAGTGTCTCCACTGCCAGGGCATTTCAGACACCTTTGACCCTTACCTGGACATcgccctggatatccaggcagctcAGAGTGTGAAGCAAGCTTTGGAACAGTTGGTGAAGCCCGAAGAACTCAATGGAGAGAATGCCTATCATTGTGGTCTTTGTCTCCAGAAGGCGCCTGCCTCCAAGACGTTAACTTTACACACTTCTGCCAAGGTCCTCATCCTCGTATTGAAGAGATTCTCCGATGTCACGGGCAACAAACTTGCCAAGAATGTGCAATATCCTGAGTGCCTTGACATGCAGCCATACATGTCTCAGCACAACACAGGACCTCTTGTCTATGTCCTCTACGCTGTGCTGGTCCACGCTGGGTGGAGTTGTCACAACGGACATTACTTCTCTTATGTCAAAGCTCAAGAAGGCCAGTGGTATAAAATGGATGATGCCGAGGTCACTGCTTCTGGCATCACTTCTGTCCTGAGTCAACAGGCCTATGTCCTCTTTTATATCCAGAAGAGTGAATTGGAAAGACACAGTGAGGGTGTGTCAAGAGGCAGGGAACCAAGAGCCCTTGGCCCTGCAGACACAGACAGGCGAGCAACGCAAGGAGAGCTCAACAGAGACCCCTGCCTCCAGGCACCCGAGTTGGACGAGCACTCGGTGGAAAGAGACACTCAGGAAAGCACCTTAGACCACTGGAAATTCctccaagagcaaaacaaaacgaagccTGAGTTCAACGTCAGAAAAGTCGAAGGTACCCTGCCTCCCAACGTAGTTGTGATTCATCAATCAAAATACAAGTGTGGCACCAAAAACCATCATCCTGAACAGCAAAGCTCCCTGCTAAACCTCTCTTCGACGAACCCGACAGATCAGGAATCCATCAACACTGGCACACTCGCTTCTCGGCAAGGGAGGACCAGGAGATCCAAAGGGAAGAACAAACACAGCAACAGGGCTCTGCTTCTGTGCCAGTGA
- the LOC129487018 gene encoding ubiquitin carboxyl-terminal hydrolase 17-like protein 11: MEHDSLSSGGEWHFNRFSKLTSSRPHAAFAEIQRTSLPEKSPLSSETRVHPCDDLAPVARQLAPREKLPLSSRGPAAVGAGLQNMGNTCYVNASLQCLTYTPPLANYMLSREHSQTCHRHKCCMLCTMQAHITRALHRPGHVIQPSQALAAGFHRGKQEDAHEFLMFTVDAMKKACLPGHKQVDPHPKDTTLIHQIFGGYWRSQIKCLHCQGISDTFDPYLDIALDIQAAQSVKQALEQLVKPEELNGENAYHCGLCLQKAPASKTLTLHTSAKVLILVLKRFSDVTGNKLAKNVQYPECLDMQPYMSQHNTGPLVYVLYAVLVHAGWSCHNGHYFSYVKAQEGQWYKMDDAEVTASGITSVLSQQAYVLFYIQKSELERHSEGVSRGREPRALGPADTDRRATQGELNRDPCLQAPELDEHSVERDTQESTLDHWKFLQEQNKTKPEFNVRKVEGTLPPNVVVIHQSKYKCGTKNHHPEQQSSLLNLSSTNPTDQESINTGTLASRQGRTRRSKGKNKHSSRALLLCQ, from the coding sequence ATGGAGCACGACTCACTCTCCTCGGGGGGTGAGTGGCACTTCAACCGCTTTTCAAAACTCACATCTTCTCGGCCACATGCAGCTTTTGCTGAAATCCAGCGGACTTCTCTCCCTGAGAAGTCACCACTCTCATCTGAGACCCGTGTCCACCCCTGTGATGATTTGGCTCCTGTGGCAAGACAGCTTGCTCCCAGGGAGAAGCTTCCTCTGAGTAGCAGGGGACCTGCTGCGGTGGGGGCTGGGCTCCAGAATATGGGAAATACCTGCTACGTGAATGCTTCCCTGCAGTGCCTGACATACACACCGCCCCTTGCCAACTACATGCTGTCCCGGGAGCACTCTCAAACTTGTCATCGTCACAAGTGCTGCATGCTCTGTACTATGCAAGCTCACATCACACGGGCCCTCCACCGTCCGGGCCATGTCATCCAGCCCTCACAGGCATTGGCTGCTGGCTTCCATAGAGGCAAGCAGGAAGATGCCCATGAATTTCTCATGTTCACTGTGGATGCCATGAAAAAGGCATGCCTTCCCGGGCACAAGCAGGTAGATCCTCACCCTAAGGACACCACCCTCATCCACCAAATATTTGGAGGGTACTGGAGATCTCAAATCAAGTGTCTCCACTGCCAGGGCATTTCAGACACCTTTGACCCTTACCTGGACATcgccctggatatccaggcagctcAGAGTGTGAAGCAAGCTTTGGAACAGTTGGTGAAGCCCGAAGAACTCAATGGAGAGAATGCCTATCATTGTGGTCTTTGTCTCCAGAAGGCGCCTGCCTCCAAGACGTTAACTTTACACACTTCTGCCAAGGTCCTCATCCTCGTATTGAAGAGATTCTCCGATGTCACGGGCAACAAACTTGCCAAGAATGTGCAATATCCTGAGTGCCTTGACATGCAGCCATACATGTCTCAGCACAACACAGGACCTCTTGTCTATGTCCTCTACGCTGTGCTGGTCCACGCTGGGTGGAGTTGTCACAACGGACATTACTTCTCTTATGTCAAAGCTCAAGAAGGCCAGTGGTATAAAATGGATGATGCCGAGGTCACTGCTTCTGGCATCACTTCTGTCCTGAGTCAACAGGCCTATGTCCTCTTTTATATCCAGAAGAGTGAATTGGAAAGACACAGTGAGGGTGTGTCAAGAGGCAGGGAACCAAGAGCCCTTGGCCCTGCAGACACAGACAGGCGAGCAACGCAAGGAGAGCTCAACAGAGACCCCTGCCTCCAGGCACCCGAGTTGGACGAGCACTCGGTGGAAAGAGACACTCAGGAAAGCACCTTAGACCACTGGAAATTCctccaagagcaaaacaaaacgaagccTGAGTTCAACGTCAGAAAAGTCGAAGGTACCCTGCCTCCCAACGTAGTTGTGATTCATCAATCAAAATACAAGTGTGGCACCAAAAACCATCATCCTGAACAGCAAAGCTCCCTGCTAAACCTCTCTTCGACGAACCCGACAGATCAGGAATCCATCAACACTGGCACACTCGCTTCTCGGCAAGGGAGGACCAGGAGATCCAAAGGGAAGAACAAACACAGCAGCAGGGCTCTGCTTCTGTGCCAGTGA